A part of Verrucomicrobiota bacterium genomic DNA contains:
- a CDS encoding NADPH-dependent assimilatory sulfite reductase hemoprotein subunit, with protein MEKPSPQSKKVQNLAKNESIKTASNYLRGTLIEGLADQTTGSLAADDTQLTKFHGIYQQDDRDVRKERRKQKLEPAFSFMIRVRVPGGVCTPKQWLEMDEIATTYANQTLKLTTRQAFQFHGVIKSNLKTTIQDINKAVLDTIAACGDVNRNVMCNPNPYQSTLHADALKTAQDISDHLTPRTKAYHEIWLTDEAGEKHQVTVDPEHSNREEEPIYGKTYLPRKFKIVVAIPPSNDVDIFAHDLGFIAIIEEEKIVGYNITVGGGMGMTHGNEKTYPRLADVMGYCLPEQVVEVAEKVVLVQRDYGDRNDRKHARLKYTIEDHGLDWFKAEVEKRLGYKLEDPKPFHFDDNGDRYGWTEDANGSHHLTLFITNGRVKDSKDLPMLTGLREIAKIHTGDFRLTANQNLIIANISSTQKPAIKQLLEKYNMHDTYEASGMRLNSMACVALPTCGLSLAESERYLPSLIGELETVLEECGLRDDAITIRMTGCPNGCARPYIAEIAFVGRGPSSYNVYLGGGFVGDRLNKLYKQSVKASEIKGLLKPVILDYAQTRKGGEKFGDFVIRKGYVLETKAGREFHEDFKEPEPVLA; from the coding sequence ATGGAAAAGCCATCTCCACAATCAAAAAAAGTACAAAATCTTGCTAAAAATGAAAGCATCAAGACTGCTAGTAATTACCTTCGTGGCACACTTATAGAAGGACTGGCAGACCAAACTACTGGCTCACTTGCTGCAGATGATACCCAATTGACTAAATTCCATGGAATTTACCAACAAGATGACCGAGATGTGCGCAAGGAGCGACGTAAACAAAAGCTAGAACCTGCATTTTCCTTCATGATCCGTGTCCGTGTACCTGGCGGAGTATGCACACCCAAGCAATGGTTGGAAATGGACGAAATCGCTACAACTTATGCAAACCAAACACTCAAGCTTACAACTCGCCAGGCATTTCAGTTCCATGGAGTCATTAAAAGCAATCTGAAGACTACTATTCAAGATATCAATAAAGCTGTGTTAGATACCATTGCAGCTTGTGGTGATGTCAATCGAAATGTCATGTGTAATCCCAATCCTTACCAAAGCACGCTTCATGCAGATGCCCTAAAAACTGCACAAGATATTAGTGACCATTTGACACCCAGAACAAAAGCTTATCACGAAATTTGGTTAACTGATGAAGCTGGTGAAAAGCACCAAGTTACAGTTGATCCAGAACATAGTAATAGGGAAGAGGAGCCTATCTATGGTAAGACTTATTTGCCGCGCAAATTTAAAATCGTTGTAGCCATTCCACCCAGTAACGATGTCGATATTTTTGCTCATGATTTAGGTTTCATAGCCATTATTGAAGAGGAAAAAATTGTTGGCTACAACATTACGGTTGGAGGGGGAATGGGTATGACCCATGGAAATGAAAAAACTTACCCCCGCCTAGCCGATGTCATGGGATATTGTCTACCCGAGCAAGTTGTTGAAGTTGCCGAAAAAGTGGTCCTTGTACAGAGAGACTATGGAGACCGAAACGACCGTAAACATGCTCGCCTTAAATACACCATTGAGGATCACGGACTTGATTGGTTCAAGGCAGAAGTAGAGAAACGTCTAGGTTATAAATTAGAGGATCCCAAGCCTTTTCACTTTGATGACAATGGAGACCGGTATGGATGGACAGAAGACGCCAATGGTAGCCATCACTTGACACTCTTTATTACTAATGGCCGAGTTAAGGATAGCAAGGACTTGCCCATGTTAACTGGACTACGTGAAATTGCTAAAATCCATACGGGTGATTTCCGTTTGACGGCAAACCAAAACCTCATTATAGCCAACATCTCTAGCACCCAAAAACCAGCTATTAAGCAACTTCTGGAAAAGTACAATATGCATGATACGTACGAGGCCTCGGGAATGCGCCTCAATTCAATGGCGTGCGTAGCCTTGCCTACATGTGGGTTATCTCTTGCAGAAAGTGAACGTTACCTCCCCAGCCTGATTGGCGAGCTCGAAACAGTTCTAGAAGAATGCGGGTTGAGAGATGATGCCATCACCATCCGTATGACCGGTTGCCCGAATGGATGTGCAAGGCCCTACATTGCAGAAATAGCTTTTGTCGGTCGAGGACCTTCCTCTTACAATGTTTATCTAGGAGGAGGATTTGTTGGAGACAGACTGAACAAACTATACAAGCAGTCTGTAAAGGCCTCAGAGATCAAAGGGCTATTAAAACCCGTCATTCTCGATTACGCTCAGACGCGTAAAGGAGGGGAAAAGTTTGGCGATTTTGTTATTCGAAAAGGCTACGTGTTGGAAACAAAGGCTGGTAGAGAATTCCATGAAGACTTTAAGGAGCCAGAACCCGTTCTAGCTTAA
- the efp gene encoding elongation factor P: MAKSNVNDLRVGQAIKWNNDNCILVGKEHRKPGKGPAYMQATLKSLSTGKQLEERFRTSDTVELVNVSTEKWEYSYPEGDSFVFMNLESYENMTLAADLVGPSKDYMTENSEVDLVFIDGRCVGVELPPSVVLEVTESPEGLKGDTATNALKPATLETGVTVQVPLFVKEGDKIKVDPRTGKYTSRA; encoded by the coding sequence ATGGCAAAGTCTAATGTAAATGATTTAAGGGTTGGTCAGGCGATCAAGTGGAATAATGATAATTGTATTCTCGTAGGAAAAGAGCACCGTAAGCCTGGCAAGGGCCCTGCCTATATGCAAGCTACCCTAAAGTCTCTATCTACTGGTAAGCAGCTAGAAGAGCGCTTTCGGACAAGTGATACAGTTGAGCTGGTTAATGTGAGTACTGAAAAATGGGAATATAGTTATCCAGAGGGGGATAGCTTTGTCTTTATGAATTTAGAGTCCTATGAGAATATGACTTTAGCTGCAGATCTTGTGGGACCTTCAAAGGACTACATGACTGAAAATTCTGAAGTGGATCTCGTATTTATAGATGGCCGGTGTGTAGGTGTAGAGTTGCCTCCCTCAGTAGTCTTGGAGGTTACCGAATCACCAGAAGGACTTAAAGGAGATACTGCAACGAATGCTCTAAAACCTGCTACTTTAGAAACTGGGGTCACCGTCCAGGTTCCTCTTTTTGTCAAAGAAGGTGACAAGATTAAAGTAGACCCACGCACTGGTAAATATACCAGCCGCGCTTAG
- a CDS encoding dienelactone hydrolase family protein produces the protein MMRRLVISLSVVWVLLANGQVSVGQNQPNDDNAMLISLRDYGSEDVGYLVIPEKRPKAGLVIAPDSWGLTSSVCKVCRELADLGYIVLAVDLYNGERAQTQEGAQILEQWVELGTSVKAVQTGIQFFKSSPRFRMDKVLVIGARGSVDVVINAVKDQEIVAGITLFYPKQNFDLKSLRQVNAPIQVVGNNVPEIQARMKEVDKSLLKDIKFQPVAEDYQKVWLLSSSPHSWSNSWKEAFSFWLKCLQNTKKDSLLDKVFG, from the coding sequence ATGATGAGAAGACTTGTGATTTCGTTGTCTGTTGTGTGGGTTTTACTTGCTAACGGACAAGTCAGTGTAGGGCAAAATCAGCCTAATGATGATAACGCTATGCTGATTTCATTAAGAGACTATGGATCCGAGGATGTTGGTTACTTAGTTATTCCAGAAAAAAGACCTAAAGCGGGCTTAGTCATAGCACCGGACTCTTGGGGCCTAACTAGCTCTGTGTGTAAAGTGTGTCGAGAACTAGCTGATTTGGGTTATATTGTGCTTGCAGTCGATCTTTACAATGGTGAAAGGGCTCAAACACAAGAAGGGGCCCAGATCCTTGAACAGTGGGTAGAATTGGGCACTTCTGTTAAAGCTGTGCAAACAGGAATACAATTTTTCAAATCTAGTCCGCGCTTCCGCATGGATAAAGTTTTAGTTATTGGTGCCAGAGGAAGTGTTGATGTTGTAATCAACGCGGTCAAAGACCAAGAAATAGTTGCTGGTATTACCTTATTTTATCCTAAACAGAATTTTGATCTAAAAAGCTTGAGACAAGTAAATGCTCCTATCCAAGTGGTGGGAAATAATGTTCCCGAAATTCAGGCTAGAATGAAGGAAGTAGATAAAAGTTTATTAAAAGACATAAAATTTCAGCCAGTAGCTGAAGATTATCAAAAAGTATGGCTATTGAGTTCTTCCCCCCATAGCTGGAGCAATAGTTGGAAAGAGGCTTTTAGCTTTTGGCTTAAATGTCTGCAGAATACTAAAAAAGATAGCCTTCTAGATAAAGTTTTTGGCTGA
- a CDS encoding aminodeoxychorismate/anthranilate synthase component II, producing the protein MLVIIDNYDSFTYNLVQYFGELGAELKVYYHDEVSLDEVKKINPKHLVISPGPGRPEEAGISNELIKSLSHKMPILGVCLGHQCIAQSLGGRVVRAANLMHGKTSMISHQNNGLFHGLTNPFEATRYHSLIVERESLPVCLEVTAETKEGEIMGICHTSKPLHGVQFHPESILTRQGKQLLKNFLDL; encoded by the coding sequence ATGTTAGTGATAATTGATAATTACGATTCTTTTACATACAACCTTGTGCAGTATTTTGGAGAACTTGGGGCAGAGTTAAAAGTCTACTACCACGATGAAGTGTCTTTGGATGAGGTCAAAAAGATAAACCCAAAGCATCTTGTCATTTCTCCGGGTCCTGGTAGACCTGAAGAAGCTGGTATTTCAAATGAACTTATAAAAAGCTTGAGTCATAAGATGCCTATCTTAGGAGTTTGTTTGGGACATCAGTGTATAGCTCAAAGTTTAGGCGGGAGAGTCGTTAGGGCGGCTAATTTGATGCACGGCAAAACCTCTATGATATCGCATCAGAATAATGGTTTGTTTCATGGACTGACCAACCCATTTGAAGCAACAAGATATCATTCGTTGATCGTGGAGAGAGAGTCATTGCCAGTTTGCTTAGAAGTGACTGCAGAGACAAAAGAAGGTGAAATCATGGGTATTTGCCACACGTCCAAACCCTTACATGGTGTGCAATTCCATCCAGAGTCGATATTAACAAGGCAAGGAAAGCAGTTGCTGAAGAATTTTTTAGATCTATAA
- the hisF gene encoding imidazole glycerol phosphate synthase subunit HisF, whose product MLAKRVIPCLDVKDGRVVKGVHFKGLQDAGDPVESAIAYDKQYADELVFLDITASSDNRATMVDVVKRTVERVFMPVTVGGGIREVQDMRVMLEAGADKVSVNTAAVNRPELVKEGAEAFGTQAIVVAVDAKRKIDGGWEVYTHGGRTPVRLDAIEWVQRVEDLGAGEILLTSMDADGTKAGYDIELTRAVSSAVNIPVIASGGAGELRHFKEVLIEGNADAVLAASLFHFEILTIGQVKDFLHEKGVPVRLEHL is encoded by the coding sequence ATGCTAGCAAAGCGAGTTATTCCCTGCCTAGATGTCAAAGATGGTCGTGTGGTGAAAGGCGTTCATTTTAAAGGCTTACAAGATGCTGGAGATCCTGTGGAAAGTGCTATCGCATATGATAAACAGTACGCTGATGAGTTGGTCTTTCTAGATATTACCGCTTCCAGCGATAATCGGGCCACAATGGTTGATGTTGTAAAGAGGACTGTAGAGCGTGTCTTTATGCCAGTGACCGTAGGAGGTGGCATCAGAGAAGTTCAAGATATGAGAGTTATGCTAGAGGCTGGTGCTGATAAGGTTAGTGTGAACACTGCCGCTGTGAATAGACCAGAATTAGTAAAAGAGGGCGCCGAAGCATTTGGAACTCAAGCAATAGTAGTTGCAGTAGATGCCAAGCGAAAAATTGATGGGGGATGGGAAGTTTATACACATGGCGGTCGAACTCCAGTTAGGCTCGATGCGATAGAGTGGGTTCAGAGGGTAGAAGATTTAGGAGCTGGGGAAATTCTTCTGACGAGTATGGATGCGGATGGGACAAAAGCTGGCTACGATATAGAATTAACAAGAGCAGTTTCTAGTGCGGTGAATATACCTGTCATTGCTAGTGGTGGAGCGGGAGAGTTGCGGCATTTTAAAGAAGTTCTCATAGAGGGTAATGCCGATGCGGTGTTAGCTGCTAGTCTATTTCATTTTGAGATTTTAACCATTGGCCAGGTAAAAGACTTCCTCCATGAAAAGGGTGTGCCTGTAAGGCTCGAGCACCTCTGA
- a CDS encoding DUF4912 domain-containing protein, producing MSKKTEKSKSTNKATKEPHTESTSEHKSKSVKTDPEIVSDDRIAVAVASKFDVGSKEQKEASSTHSKVEPAYENLGELPDFYETRKCFLAPRDPYHLFAYWDLSYNQIKEYENAAHDDKVFIQLCYTNGHRVQQAQIYPGSRDWHIDVQKANTSFYAEIGYYQPDGTFFVISRSCTATTPPDQMSQNTQVKYVTIPFNFTFRQLSEIILGKSLPGEELADTLSRLQEDGYPFPFETMAKRRLSQGEQHKLLEIMAGEVVRRINMGSFEMTEVLRRRYADLVTSGQWESPGFSPHMSSWFGSRHMMELPEDFFLHVNAELIIYGGTKPGAKVRIDGQEIDLSTDGTFHYHFNYKDGIYHIPVEASSTENSQTRSALLSFAKESNRSNGTFETPQLDKAEPFGKVK from the coding sequence ATGTCTAAGAAAACAGAGAAATCTAAGTCTACAAATAAAGCAACTAAAGAGCCTCATACAGAATCCACCTCAGAACATAAGAGCAAGTCCGTTAAGACAGACCCAGAAATTGTAAGTGATGATCGAATTGCTGTAGCCGTAGCCAGCAAGTTTGATGTAGGTAGCAAAGAGCAAAAGGAAGCAAGCTCAACTCACAGCAAAGTGGAACCTGCCTATGAGAACTTGGGGGAACTTCCTGATTTCTATGAAACCAGGAAATGCTTTCTGGCACCACGTGACCCATACCACCTGTTTGCTTACTGGGACCTTTCGTATAACCAAATTAAAGAATACGAAAATGCCGCTCATGATGATAAAGTGTTTATACAGCTATGCTATACAAATGGCCATCGCGTGCAGCAAGCCCAGATCTACCCCGGAAGCCGAGACTGGCACATAGATGTGCAAAAAGCTAATACAAGTTTCTACGCAGAAATAGGCTATTACCAGCCCGATGGCACCTTTTTTGTCATTTCGCGCTCATGCACCGCCACTACCCCTCCCGACCAGATGTCGCAAAACACTCAAGTAAAGTATGTAACTATACCATTTAATTTCACGTTTCGACAGCTCTCTGAGATTATCTTGGGCAAAAGCCTACCGGGCGAGGAATTAGCTGATACCCTGTCACGCCTGCAAGAAGATGGATATCCGTTCCCATTTGAGACTATGGCCAAGCGTAGACTCTCTCAAGGAGAGCAACATAAACTATTAGAAATTATGGCTGGCGAAGTAGTTCGTCGAATCAACATGGGGTCCTTTGAAATGACTGAAGTGCTACGCAGAAGGTATGCTGACCTTGTCACGAGTGGGCAATGGGAAAGCCCGGGCTTTTCACCTCATATGTCCTCATGGTTCGGTAGCAGGCATATGATGGAATTACCGGAAGATTTTTTCCTACACGTCAATGCCGAGCTCATCATATATGGAGGAACAAAGCCCGGGGCCAAAGTAAGAATTGATGGGCAAGAAATAGATCTCAGTACTGACGGCACATTTCATTATCATTTTAATTATAAGGACGGCATTTACCATATACCGGTTGAAGCCTCTTCTACTGAAAACAGTCAAACAAGATCAGCTCTTCTATCCTTTGCCAAAGAAAGTAATCGCTCAAATGGCACCTTCGAGACGCCACAGCTCGATAAGGCTGAACCCTTCGGCAAGGTTAAGTAA